In the Fibrobacter sp. UWB5 genome, one interval contains:
- a CDS encoding nuclease-related domain-containing protein: MTFSTLIGIILLLALIFFKIKGKSPKKNPKMYHGDGRRKTFRDFEQERRKGLSDGIRGLDKPFELGGYGITHAPTRSENFFKPDPKFNDERIANDPRGIFGEAAMMALTARVCDTDKRRYVLMRNLYIPARAGYTEIDALLLHQSGIYVLESKNLSGEIAGDLESERWNQHLNASTEHTFHNPIRQNIGHILALEHFLKIRHEQAHFISFVVFSDRCVLRKVPKDNEFWSIVHCSELQDALLKRITSRKTIYTMQQLEDFYYKLQGCMNVSEEVKKQHRDYASKKNHEANS, encoded by the coding sequence ATGACTTTTTCGACTCTTATCGGCATCATTCTGTTGCTAGCCCTTATCTTTTTTAAGATCAAGGGCAAATCGCCGAAAAAGAATCCGAAAATGTACCATGGCGATGGCCGACGCAAAACATTCCGCGACTTTGAGCAGGAACGCCGTAAGGGTCTGAGCGACGGAATTCGCGGACTAGACAAGCCTTTTGAATTGGGCGGTTACGGCATCACGCACGCGCCTACCCGCAGCGAAAACTTCTTTAAGCCGGACCCGAAATTCAACGACGAGCGCATCGCGAATGACCCGCGCGGCATTTTTGGCGAAGCCGCCATGATGGCTTTGACCGCACGCGTCTGCGACACCGACAAGCGCCGGTATGTGCTGATGCGAAACCTGTACATTCCCGCCCGCGCAGGCTACACCGAAATCGACGCATTGCTTTTGCACCAGTCGGGCATTTACGTTCTAGAAAGCAAGAATCTTTCGGGCGAAATCGCAGGCGACCTTGAAAGCGAACGCTGGAACCAGCACTTGAACGCAAGCACCGAGCATACGTTCCACAATCCGATCCGCCAGAACATCGGGCACATTTTGGCGTTGGAACATTTCCTCAAAATCCGCCATGAACAGGCGCACTTTATTTCGTTTGTCGTTTTCAGCGACCGCTGCGTACTGCGCAAGGTACCCAAGGACAACGAATTCTGGAGTATCGTTCACTGTAGCGAATTGCAAGACGCCCTACTCAAGCGCATCACGAGCCGCAAGACCATTTACACTATGCAACAGCTTGAAGACTTTTATTATAAATTGCAAGGTTGCATGAACGTGAGCGAAGAAGTAAAGAAGCAACATAGAGATTACGCAAGCAAGAAAAATCATGAAGCAAACAGTTAA
- the cysK gene encoding cysteine synthase A has protein sequence MSKIYTSADQLIGHTPLLELTHIEEGLGAKILGKLEYFNPAGSVKDRIAKAMIDEAEKSGKLKKGAVIIEPTSGNTGIGLASVAAARGYRIIIVMPETMSVERRQIMKAYGAELVLTEGAKGMKGAIEKADELAKEIPNSFIPGQFVNPANPAAHKATTGPEIWEDTDGKVDIFVAGVGTGGTVTGVGEYLKSKNPNVKVVAVEPASSPVLTKGTAGAHKIQGIGAGFVPETLNTKVYDEVIAVENEAAFEAGREIGKKEGVLVGISSGAALWAAKELAKRPENKGKTIVALLPDTGDRYLSTALFAE, from the coding sequence ATGTCTAAAATCTACACCTCCGCCGACCAGCTCATTGGTCACACCCCGCTCCTCGAACTCACCCATATCGAAGAAGGCCTCGGAGCCAAGATTCTCGGAAAGCTCGAATACTTCAACCCCGCCGGTTCCGTGAAGGACCGTATTGCAAAGGCGATGATTGACGAAGCCGAAAAGAGCGGCAAGCTCAAGAAGGGTGCCGTGATTATTGAACCGACTTCGGGTAACACCGGTATCGGTCTTGCATCTGTCGCTGCAGCACGTGGCTACCGCATCATCATCGTGATGCCCGAAACCATGAGCGTGGAACGCCGCCAGATTATGAAGGCTTACGGCGCAGAACTCGTGCTGACCGAAGGCGCCAAGGGCATGAAGGGCGCTATCGAAAAGGCCGATGAACTCGCCAAGGAAATCCCGAACAGCTTTATTCCGGGCCAGTTCGTGAACCCGGCCAACCCGGCAGCCCACAAGGCTACTACCGGTCCCGAAATCTGGGAAGACACCGATGGTAAGGTCGATATCTTTGTGGCCGGTGTCGGTACCGGTGGTACGGTGACGGGCGTGGGTGAATACCTCAAGTCCAAGAATCCGAACGTGAAGGTTGTCGCTGTTGAACCGGCAAGCTCTCCGGTGCTTACCAAGGGTACTGCTGGCGCCCACAAGATCCAGGGCATCGGCGCAGGCTTTGTTCCTGAAACCTTGAACACCAAGGTCTACGACGAAGTAATCGCCGTCGAAAACGAAGCCGCATTCGAAGCCGGCCGCGAAATCGGCAAGAAGGAAGGCGTGCTCGTGGGCATTTCTTCTGGTGCCGCTCTCTGGGCAGCCAAGGAACTCGCGAAGCGCCCCGAAAACAAGGGCAAGACGATTGTCGCACTCCTCCCGGATACCGGCGACCGCTACCTCTCTACCGCGCTCTTCGCAGAATAA
- a CDS encoding HAD family hydrolase: MAHKNIIFDLGGVILDINMQKALNGFAALGLPQNELRFDVGETADLMHHYQLGHFTTDEFCKLVAAKCNPGTTPEQVANAWNSICIGIPERKLNAIKALKQNANVYLLSNTNDLHWQYCLDHWFNAGDNRCEDFFDKVFLSQDLHLEKPGAKIFEYVTKTIGAVRDSEASGAVTTDTIFFDDNIDNVNAAKNCGIQAMRITPDFDWVEYFKVLN; encoded by the coding sequence ATGGCACACAAGAACATCATTTTCGATTTAGGCGGAGTCATCCTTGACATCAACATGCAGAAAGCCCTAAATGGCTTTGCTGCACTCGGGCTCCCCCAAAACGAGCTCCGCTTTGATGTAGGCGAAACCGCCGACTTGATGCACCATTACCAGCTCGGGCATTTCACGACCGACGAATTCTGCAAACTCGTTGCCGCCAAGTGCAATCCGGGCACGACACCCGAACAAGTCGCAAACGCCTGGAACAGCATTTGCATCGGCATTCCCGAACGAAAGCTGAACGCCATCAAGGCTCTCAAGCAAAACGCCAACGTCTACCTGCTCAGCAACACCAACGACCTTCATTGGCAATATTGTCTGGACCATTGGTTCAACGCAGGCGACAACCGCTGCGAAGATTTCTTCGACAAGGTGTTCTTAAGCCAGGACCTGCACCTCGAAAAACCCGGCGCAAAAATCTTTGAATACGTCACCAAAACAATCGGCGCTGTCCGCGACTCAGAGGCTTCGGGCGCCGTAACCACGGACACGATTTTTTTCGACGACAACATCGATAATGTAAATGCCGCAAAAAATTGCGGCATTCAAGCGATGCGTATCACACCCGATTTCGACTGGGTCGAATACTTTAAGGTGTTAAATTAA
- the cmk gene encoding (d)CMP kinase gives MSNSENFVIALDGGSGTGKSTTAKIVAKTLGITYLDTGAMYRAVTLAALDAGLAAEEGPAMDKLLENLTLGFDSENHILINGVCRENEIRGMKVSSNVSIYCALPSVRAAMTKQQREIGKKQSCILDGRDIGTVVFPDAKYKFFMVTDVKVRAERRYKELLEKGEKVTLEEVLNNLVERDRLDSSRATAPLKKADDAIEIDTTHISIQQQVQKILDYVGVVA, from the coding sequence ATGAGCAATTCTGAAAATTTTGTCATCGCCCTTGATGGCGGTTCGGGTACCGGCAAGAGTACCACTGCAAAAATCGTTGCAAAGACTTTGGGTATTACCTATTTGGACACGGGCGCCATGTACCGCGCCGTGACACTTGCCGCCCTCGACGCAGGACTTGCTGCCGAAGAAGGCCCCGCGATGGACAAATTGCTCGAAAACCTGACCCTCGGGTTCGATTCCGAAAACCACATCCTCATTAACGGTGTCTGCCGCGAAAACGAAATCCGCGGCATGAAGGTATCGAGCAACGTGAGCATCTACTGCGCACTCCCGTCGGTCCGTGCCGCCATGACCAAGCAACAGCGAGAAATCGGCAAGAAGCAGAGCTGCATTCTGGATGGCCGCGACATCGGAACCGTGGTGTTCCCCGATGCCAAGTACAAGTTTTTCATGGTTACGGATGTTAAAGTCCGTGCCGAACGCCGCTACAAGGAACTCCTTGAAAAGGGCGAAAAGGTGACTCTCGAAGAAGTCCTCAACAACCTGGTCGAACGCGACCGCCTGGATTCTTCCCGCGCCACCGCCCCGTTAAAGAAAGCGGACGACGCTATTGAAATTGACACTACACACATCTCAATCCAACAACAGGTTCAAAAGATTCTCGACTACGTAGGTGTAGTGGCGTAG
- a CDS encoding Rrf2 family transcriptional regulator encodes MRISTKGRYALRVMIDLAQHSKDEYVKLQELAERQQISEKYLEGILGSLVRGKLLTGARGKAGGYRLNCEPANCSVWQILSVVETSVSPVACLDEKENSCERADICITLPVWKELHSMIKDYLDGVKLDQFLRNSPKAKGKIPGGKNWNCGL; translated from the coding sequence ATGAGAATTTCTACCAAAGGCCGCTACGCACTCCGCGTCATGATTGACCTTGCTCAGCACAGCAAGGATGAATACGTGAAGTTACAGGAACTTGCCGAACGTCAGCAAATTTCTGAAAAATACCTTGAAGGCATTTTGGGTTCGCTGGTACGCGGCAAGCTGCTTACTGGCGCCCGCGGCAAGGCCGGCGGCTACAGGCTCAACTGCGAACCGGCCAACTGCAGCGTATGGCAGATTCTTTCGGTTGTAGAAACATCGGTATCACCCGTCGCCTGCCTTGACGAAAAGGAAAACTCCTGCGAACGCGCTGACATCTGCATCACGCTCCCGGTATGGAAAGAACTACACTCCATGATCAAGGATTACCTGGACGGAGTCAAACTAGACCAGTTTTTGCGCAACAGCCCCAAGGCCAAAGGCAAAATTCCTGGCGGAAAGAACTGGAATTGCGGTTTATAG
- the rpsA gene encoding 30S ribosomal protein S1, whose translation MSQNLKFGTAEDLAEILAAQGECSPDFRKQNADVYAGMDCLEQGKLVTGKISQVNDQEVLIDVNYKSEGVIDRAEFKDTDSLEIGSEIEVFVEKLEDEDGRLILSKQKADFVRVWDRIHAAFENNEVVRGTLTKRIKGGVVVDLFGIDAFLPGSQIDLRQIPDINALIGQEYDLKVIKVNKARRNIVVSRRVVLEEERNKQRGDVLETLEKGQVRKGIVKNITDFGAFIDLGGVDGLLHITDMSYKRINHPTELLQLGQEVEVMVLDFNDKKERISLGMKQLKPHPWKDIAERYPEGAIVKGKVVSITDYGAFVELDSGVEGLIHVSEMSWTQHVKHPSKILTVGQEVEAVVLKVEEDAERISLGMKQLESDPWDSIETELPPGARVVGEIRNIASFGAFVEIKEGVDGLIHVSDMSWTKKITHPNEMVKKGDKVECVVLAVDKEKRRISLSMKHLTEDPWDTIDNTYPVNSEVKGKIVRMLDRGVVVELADGIEGFIPVSKLTAEYIKVPADAFKVGDEVPAVVTEIDQNNRKIFLSVVDYFKNRESAELKAWMDSHKPGESGTTIGEAAAPKKKASKKKADAEAEA comes from the coding sequence ATGTCTCAAAATCTCAAATTCGGTACCGCTGAAGATCTCGCTGAAATCCTCGCCGCTCAGGGCGAATGCAGCCCCGACTTCCGTAAGCAGAACGCTGACGTTTACGCCGGCATGGATTGCCTCGAACAGGGCAAGCTCGTCACTGGTAAGATTAGCCAGGTGAACGACCAGGAAGTCTTGATCGACGTGAACTACAAGTCCGAAGGTGTCATTGACCGTGCTGAATTCAAGGACACGGACTCCCTCGAAATCGGTTCCGAAATCGAAGTGTTTGTCGAAAAGCTCGAAGATGAAGACGGCCGTCTCATCCTTTCGAAGCAGAAGGCCGACTTCGTGCGCGTGTGGGATCGCATCCACGCAGCATTCGAAAACAACGAAGTCGTGCGTGGTACGCTCACGAAGCGTATCAAGGGCGGTGTGGTTGTCGACCTGTTCGGCATCGACGCCTTCCTCCCGGGTTCCCAGATCGACCTCCGTCAGATCCCGGACATCAACGCCCTCATCGGTCAGGAATACGACCTCAAGGTTATCAAGGTCAACAAGGCTCGCCGCAACATCGTCGTGTCTCGCCGTGTTGTTCTCGAAGAAGAACGCAACAAGCAGCGTGGCGACGTTCTCGAAACTCTCGAGAAGGGTCAGGTCCGCAAGGGTATCGTCAAGAACATCACCGACTTCGGTGCATTCATTGACCTCGGCGGCGTAGACGGCCTCCTCCACATCACCGACATGAGCTACAAGCGCATCAACCACCCGACCGAATTGCTCCAGCTCGGCCAGGAAGTCGAAGTTATGGTTCTCGACTTCAACGACAAGAAGGAACGTATCTCTCTCGGCATGAAGCAGCTTAAGCCGCATCCGTGGAAGGACATCGCCGAACGTTATCCGGAAGGCGCCATCGTTAAGGGTAAGGTTGTTTCCATTACCGATTACGGTGCATTCGTTGAACTGGATAGCGGCGTTGAAGGCCTCATCCACGTTTCCGAAATGTCCTGGACTCAGCATGTCAAGCACCCGTCCAAGATCCTCACTGTTGGTCAGGAAGTCGAAGCTGTCGTGCTCAAGGTTGAAGAAGATGCAGAACGTATCTCTCTCGGCATGAAGCAGCTCGAATCCGATCCGTGGGATTCTATCGAAACCGAACTTCCGCCGGGTGCCCGCGTGGTTGGTGAAATCCGCAACATCGCTTCCTTCGGCGCCTTCGTCGAAATCAAGGAAGGTGTTGATGGCCTCATCCACGTTTCCGACATGTCCTGGACCAAGAAGATCACTCACCCGAACGAAATGGTCAAGAAGGGTGACAAGGTCGAATGCGTCGTGCTCGCCGTCGATAAGGAAAAGCGCCGCATTTCTCTGTCCATGAAGCACCTCACCGAAGATCCGTGGGACACCATCGACAACACCTATCCGGTGAACTCCGAAGTGAAGGGCAAGATCGTTCGCATGCTCGACCGCGGCGTCGTGGTTGAACTCGCTGACGGTATCGAAGGCTTCATCCCGGTTTCCAAGCTCACCGCTGAATACATCAAGGTTCCGGCCGATGCATTCAAGGTTGGCGACGAAGTTCCGGCCGTTGTGACCGAAATCGATCAGAACAACCGTAAGATCTTCCTCTCTGTGGTTGACTACTTCAAGAACCGTGAATCCGCTGAGCTCAAGGCTTGGATGGACTCTCACAAGCCGGGCGAATCTGGCACCACCATTGGTGAAGCCGCCGCCCCGAAGAAGAAGGCTTCCAAGAAGAAGGCTGACGCTGAAGCCGAAGCTTAA
- a CDS encoding iron-containing alcohol dehydrogenase, producing the protein MIDFEYYNPAKIIFGEHSEQKLKSLLAAHNVKSLQLVYSGDFIKTLGIYDVIKAAVAELGIRFSENGNVVPNPSIDLVRELVKQGKENQVDFVLAVGGGSSIDTAKAVALGIPYDGDVWDFFEKGISPKQVLPIGVIATTASSGSETSNAAILSSGEWKLGFEDDRIIPKFAIMNPKYTVGLPAYQTFVGIADVLSHLLERYFSDEKNSDTTDYLIEGAIRALLVNADKLLKDQKDVNARGEIQWLASVAHGGFLDAGRRADWGSHRIEHELSAQYNITHGEGMAVVTVAWTKYMAEKKPWRLALLASRVFGADSYNYSETERAYILSEELAKFFKKLHLATTLAELKIDNKDFDAMAARAVRNGNVGHYVPLDATAIKDILTLAL; encoded by the coding sequence ATGATTGACTTCGAATATTATAATCCTGCAAAAATCATTTTTGGCGAGCACAGTGAACAGAAGCTAAAATCACTTTTGGCCGCACACAATGTAAAGTCACTCCAACTCGTTTACAGCGGTGACTTTATCAAGACGCTGGGCATTTACGATGTGATCAAGGCAGCTGTCGCTGAACTCGGGATTCGTTTTTCCGAAAACGGAAATGTGGTACCGAACCCTTCGATTGACCTGGTGCGCGAACTCGTGAAACAGGGCAAGGAAAACCAGGTGGACTTTGTGCTCGCGGTCGGTGGCGGAAGTTCCATTGACACGGCGAAGGCTGTGGCGCTTGGCATTCCGTACGACGGCGATGTGTGGGATTTCTTTGAAAAAGGCATCTCGCCCAAGCAGGTTTTACCGATTGGCGTGATCGCAACGACGGCTTCGAGCGGTTCCGAGACTTCGAACGCGGCGATTCTTTCGAGCGGAGAATGGAAACTCGGTTTTGAAGATGACCGCATCATTCCGAAGTTCGCCATCATGAACCCGAAATACACAGTGGGCCTGCCGGCATACCAGACTTTTGTAGGCATCGCTGACGTACTTTCGCACTTGTTGGAACGCTATTTCTCTGACGAAAAGAATTCCGACACCACGGACTACCTGATTGAAGGCGCGATTCGTGCATTGCTCGTGAATGCGGACAAGCTCTTGAAAGACCAAAAGGATGTCAATGCCCGTGGTGAAATCCAGTGGCTCGCCAGTGTAGCCCACGGTGGATTCCTGGATGCAGGTCGCCGCGCGGACTGGGGTTCTCACCGAATCGAGCATGAACTTTCGGCGCAGTACAACATCACTCACGGCGAAGGTATGGCGGTTGTCACCGTCGCTTGGACAAAGTACATGGCCGAGAAGAAGCCTTGGAGACTTGCACTTTTGGCAAGCCGAGTTTTCGGAGCCGATTCCTACAACTACAGCGAAACGGAACGTGCTTACATTTTGTCTGAAGAACTCGCGAAATTCTTCAAGAAGCTGCACCTCGCCACAACCCTGGCAGAACTCAAGATCGACAACAAGGATTTTGATGCCATGGCCGCAAGAGCAGTAAGAAACGGCAATGTTGGGCATTATGTACCTTTAGATGCAACTGCAATCAAGGACATTTTGACGTTAGCTTTGTAA
- a CDS encoding pitrilysin family protein: MKQTVKKTTLDNGITILTDYMPHAYSVAVGVWVPRGSRHEAKDEFGLSHFYEHLVFKGTENRSALEIARAIEDKGGNLEAYTTRQETGFYAQIERSHLPLAIDVIADMLMHPRMDKKEMEKERRVIIEEIHSYDDIPEEIVGDVFNAIHFKGCGIAHSITGNIKQVKALTHKQMLKYKEQVVSEIPLLICASGKVNHEELVELCVEKFAQKKVNGTMPTDIYKASNSVKVVQKQDIAQSNLFWGLSFDRNLMDERARCALSLFNVAMGAGMASRLFQKIREDKGLAYSVYSTADVYLDCTDWGVSLATEPHQLNTALELSLNEIRSFLKHGFNKGEYERTKTNILGAMYLGADSPEKRVVRMAEQVLHLGEFHTMEQSEKLIQSMPEDEVVDITNKLFGAAKFSAAVIEPASKKKTQIPVHFF, encoded by the coding sequence ATGAAGCAAACAGTTAAGAAGACTACCCTCGATAACGGAATCACTATTTTAACGGACTACATGCCGCATGCCTACTCGGTTGCGGTTGGCGTCTGGGTGCCGCGCGGATCGCGTCACGAAGCGAAAGACGAATTTGGCCTGAGTCATTTTTACGAACACCTGGTATTCAAGGGAACCGAAAATCGTAGCGCGCTTGAAATCGCCCGCGCTATCGAAGACAAGGGCGGAAACCTGGAAGCCTATACCACCCGCCAAGAAACAGGATTCTATGCGCAAATCGAACGCAGCCATTTGCCACTCGCCATCGACGTGATTGCCGACATGCTCATGCACCCGCGCATGGACAAGAAGGAAATGGAAAAAGAGCGCCGTGTGATTATCGAAGAAATCCACAGCTACGACGACATTCCCGAAGAAATCGTAGGCGACGTATTCAACGCTATTCACTTTAAGGGCTGCGGCATCGCGCATTCCATTACCGGAAACATCAAGCAGGTCAAGGCGCTCACCCACAAGCAGATGCTCAAGTACAAGGAACAGGTCGTAAGCGAGATTCCGCTCCTGATTTGCGCCTCGGGTAAAGTGAATCACGAAGAACTTGTTGAACTTTGTGTTGAAAAATTCGCACAAAAGAAAGTGAACGGCACCATGCCCACCGACATTTACAAGGCAAGCAACAGCGTCAAAGTCGTACAGAAACAAGACATTGCACAATCGAACCTTTTCTGGGGTTTAAGCTTTGACCGCAATCTGATGGATGAACGCGCCCGCTGCGCACTTTCGCTCTTTAACGTAGCGATGGGTGCCGGCATGGCCAGCCGTCTGTTCCAAAAAATCCGCGAAGACAAGGGGCTCGCCTACTCCGTGTATTCGACCGCCGACGTTTACCTCGACTGCACCGACTGGGGCGTATCTCTCGCCACCGAGCCGCACCAACTGAACACGGCGCTTGAACTTTCTCTCAACGAAATCCGTAGCTTCTTGAAGCACGGATTCAACAAGGGCGAATACGAGCGCACCAAGACAAACATTTTGGGAGCCATGTACCTGGGCGCCGACAGCCCCGAAAAGCGCGTCGTACGCATGGCCGAACAAGTGCTGCACTTGGGCGAATTCCATACCATGGAACAGTCCGAAAAGTTAATCCAGTCCATGCCCGAAGACGAAGTCGTCGACATAACGAATAAGTTATTCGGCGCAGCTAAGTTCTCGGCAGCGGTGATCGAGCCTGCAAGCAAGAAAAAGACTCAAATTCCGGTGCATTTTTTCTAA
- a CDS encoding TraB/GumN family protein, with the protein MNEKSDICRIKKDDREFILIGTAHISQASKDLVRATIEAESPDTVCVELDEGRLNSIKDPDRWKKTDLKQVIKKKQLATLIANLVLGSYQKRMGAQTGVKPGSELKEAVDVAGEKNAELVLADRDIKITLKRTWACTPWYRKLSLLGGLIASIFDRTEVSEEDLAKIKQQDALSAMMQDFGKSFPEVKQVLIDERDQFLASKIRNAPGKKIVAVVGAGHMNGIAKIIEENRELPSEESISVIPKSAPIWKIIGWAIPVAIVASIIAVGVHTGAEKAGELSLQWAMLTGGGAMLGTIIAGGHPLTVLVALIAAPFTGLTPLIGVGFFTALTQVYMRPPRVSEMETLTDDIWQIKRWWKNRVTRVILCFLCPGIPAIIGKILAIFKIYQAF; encoded by the coding sequence ATGAACGAAAAATCCGACATTTGCCGCATTAAAAAAGACGATAGAGAGTTTATTCTAATTGGTACAGCCCATATTTCGCAGGCCTCCAAGGACCTGGTTAGGGCAACTATTGAAGCGGAATCCCCAGATACAGTTTGTGTGGAATTGGACGAAGGACGCCTGAATTCCATTAAGGATCCGGACCGCTGGAAAAAGACCGACCTCAAGCAGGTTATCAAGAAAAAGCAGCTGGCGACCCTCATTGCGAACCTGGTGCTCGGGTCTTACCAAAAGCGCATGGGCGCGCAGACGGGTGTAAAGCCGGGTTCCGAACTTAAGGAAGCTGTTGATGTCGCCGGCGAAAAGAATGCCGAACTGGTGCTTGCCGACCGCGATATCAAGATCACGCTCAAGCGCACCTGGGCCTGCACTCCCTGGTACCGCAAGCTTAGCCTATTGGGCGGACTCATCGCTAGCATTTTTGACCGTACCGAAGTCAGCGAAGAAGACTTGGCCAAGATCAAGCAGCAAGATGCCTTGAGCGCCATGATGCAGGATTTCGGAAAGTCGTTCCCCGAAGTCAAGCAGGTTCTTATCGACGAACGCGACCAGTTCCTCGCGAGCAAGATCAGAAACGCTCCGGGTAAAAAGATTGTGGCGGTCGTCGGTGCCGGTCACATGAACGGTATCGCAAAAATTATCGAAGAAAACCGCGAACTCCCCAGCGAAGAATCCATTAGCGTGATTCCCAAGAGCGCTCCCATCTGGAAGATTATCGGCTGGGCCATTCCTGTAGCAATCGTCGCAAGCATTATTGCCGTGGGCGTGCATACGGGTGCCGAAAAGGCGGGCGAACTCAGTCTGCAGTGGGCGATGCTCACTGGCGGTGGAGCCATGCTGGGCACGATTATCGCGGGCGGTCATCCGCTGACGGTTTTGGTGGCGCTTATCGCGGCTCCGTTTACGGGCCTTACTCCTCTTATCGGAGTCGGATTCTTTACGGCGTTGACGCAGGTTTACATGCGCCCGCCGCGCGTGTCCGAAATGGAAACGTTGACTGACGATATCTGGCAGATCAAGCGCTGGTGGAAAAACCGCGTGACTCGCGTAATCCTCTGCTTCTTGTGCCCGGGAATCCCCGCCATTATCGGAAAGATTCTCGCTATCTTCAAGATTTACCAGGCGTTTTAA
- a CDS encoding O-acetylhomoserine aminocarboxypropyltransferase/cysteine synthase family protein has translation MTTQNKLHFETLQVHVGQEHADPTSDARAVPIYQTTSYVFHNSQDAADRFALKAGGNVYGRINNSTQGVLEERIAALEGGVAALAVASGAAAITYAITALARSGDHVVIQRTVYGGTFNLVQHTLRDFGIESTFVDTHDLKSVEAAVKSNTKLIFIETLGNPHSDIPDIDAIAEIAHKNKIPLVIDNTFGTPYLIRPIEHGADIVVHSATKFIGGHGTTLGGVIVDSGKFDWAASGKFPQFTEKNPSYGFPFVAAGPAAYAIYVRTILLRDEGAAISPFNAFLLLQGVETLSLRLDRHVENTKKVIEFLTKHPKVTRVSHPSLENHPDHKLYQKYFPNGGGSIFTFDIKGGQEEAFKFIDNLKIFSLLANVADVKSLVIHPYTTTHAELSPEELAAAEITPATIRVSIGTEHYEDIIADLENGFAAI, from the coding sequence ATGACTACACAGAACAAGCTCCATTTCGAAACTCTCCAGGTTCACGTTGGCCAGGAACATGCAGATCCCACTAGCGACGCCCGCGCAGTACCTATTTATCAGACCACCTCTTACGTTTTCCACAACTCCCAGGACGCAGCAGACCGTTTTGCCCTGAAGGCCGGTGGTAACGTTTATGGCCGTATCAACAACTCCACTCAGGGTGTTCTCGAAGAACGTATCGCAGCCCTCGAAGGTGGCGTTGCCGCTCTCGCGGTTGCTTCTGGTGCCGCTGCCATCACTTACGCCATCACGGCTCTTGCCCGCAGCGGAGACCACGTGGTTATCCAGCGCACGGTTTACGGCGGTACTTTCAACCTGGTGCAGCATACGCTCCGTGACTTCGGTATCGAATCTACTTTCGTTGACACTCACGACCTCAAGAGTGTGGAAGCCGCTGTCAAGAGCAACACGAAGCTCATCTTCATCGAAACGCTCGGCAACCCGCATTCCGACATTCCGGATATCGACGCCATCGCCGAAATCGCCCACAAGAACAAGATTCCTCTGGTCATCGACAACACCTTCGGTACTCCGTACCTGATTCGCCCGATTGAACACGGTGCCGACATCGTGGTGCATTCCGCAACCAAGTTCATCGGTGGCCACGGCACGACCCTCGGCGGCGTCATCGTGGATAGCGGTAAGTTCGACTGGGCTGCATCCGGCAAGTTCCCGCAGTTCACCGAAAAGAACCCGAGCTACGGCTTCCCGTTTGTGGCCGCCGGCCCCGCAGCATACGCCATCTACGTCCGCACCATCCTTCTCCGTGACGAAGGTGCTGCCATTTCCCCGTTCAACGCATTCCTCCTGTTGCAGGGTGTTGAAACGCTTTCCCTCCGCCTGGATCGCCATGTGGAAAATACCAAGAAGGTTATCGAATTCCTCACCAAGCACCCGAAGGTTACCCGCGTGAGCCACCCGAGCCTCGAAAACCATCCGGACCACAAGCTTTACCAGAAGTACTTCCCGAATGGCGGCGGTTCCATTTTCACGTTCGACATCAAGGGCGGCCAGGAAGAAGCCTTCAAGTTCATTGACAACCTGAAAATTTTCAGCCTGCTTGCAAACGTCGCCGACGTGAAGAGCCTCGTGATTCACCCGTACACCACCACGCACGCCGAACTTTCTCCGGAAGAACTGGCTGCCGCCGAAATTACCCCGGCAACGATCCGCGTGTCTATCGGTACGGAACATTACGAAGACATTATCGCCGACCTCGAAAACGGCTTCGCTGCAATTTAA